A single region of the Triplophysa dalaica isolate WHDGS20190420 chromosome 15, ASM1584641v1, whole genome shotgun sequence genome encodes:
- the LOC130436582 gene encoding protein FAM181A-like, which yields MANSDSEVKTLLNFVNLASSDIKAALDRSAPCRRSVDHRKYLQKQLKRFSQKYTKIPRCQSHRTSEPHKTPEDKAPGNLRRLTDAPRHDGNYDEDLSPSCEHEARAGQVPMRNRQLPASFWKEPQPSSGRRERFVKHPLTNGERRKMIYDDVTPNPLLPVDAEPLRSVVCACCCALQYRGHHTLHGRVLAPHTDAAAFRNKTYGTNFEISHNIIDGLHGSSTHVVVKPIPTKPAVSASIFSVFGFV from the coding sequence ATGGCGAACTCTGACAGCGAGGTGAAAACTCTTCTGAACTTCGTCAATTTGGCTTCGAGTGACATCAAGGCCGCACTTGACAGATCGGCGCCCTGCAGACGCTCCGTCGACCACCGCAAATACCTTCAGAAACAACTCAAGCGATTCTCACAGAAATACACGAAGATCCCGCGCTGTCAGTCACACAGAACGAGCGAGCCGCACAAAACACCTGAGGATAAAGCGCCCGGAAATCTGCGTCGCTTGACTGACGCGCCCAGGCATGATGGGAATTATGACGAGGATTTGTCTCCGAGCTGCGAGCACGAAGCGCGCGCGGGTCAAGTGCCCATGCGCAACAGGCAGCTTCCGGCGTCCTTCTGGAAGGAACCGCAGCCCTCCTCGGGCAGGCGAGAACGCTTCGTCAAACATCCGCTAACTAacggagagagaagaaagatgATTTACGACGACGTGACACCAAACCCGCTGCTGCCCGTCGACGCCGAGCCGCTGAGGAGTGTGGTGTGCGCGTGCTGCTGCGCGCTTCAGTACCGCGGGCATCACACGCTTCACGGGCGCGTTCTCGCGCCTCACACTGACGCGGCGGCGTTCAGGAACAAAACTTACGGGACAAATTTCGAAATATCGCACAACATTATCGATGGATTACACGGCAGCAGCACGCATGTGGTTGTCAAGCCGATTCCCACGAAACCCGCGGTCTCGGCATCCATTTTCAGCGTGTTTGGATTCGTTTAA